The following coding sequences are from one Triticum dicoccoides isolate Atlit2015 ecotype Zavitan chromosome 4A, WEW_v2.0, whole genome shotgun sequence window:
- the LOC119289945 gene encoding uncharacterized protein LOC119289945 — MATWLEASQQGGIRATYCLVSFVLPAESAVIQWLTDRYMVRHDADNSGEPEFVFFASVVEQAIGKRLEVIMRDASDRPFAVPTEISALISKKFTLPFTLNEKGLHYGQLSFHVNNTSTKTSVQASKVNTIGNDKEPEDRDMDNSNESGNEGHISPTVDSREHIASFLPRNRKHHLLKLLLQAKMIHTH; from the exons ATGGCAACGTGGTTAGAAG CTTCTCAACAAGGAGGAATTCGAGCTACTTACTGCTTGGTTTCTTTCGTTCTTCCAGCTGAATCTGCCGTCATACAATGGCTAACAGATAG GTACATGGTGCGTCATGATGCTGACAATTCAGGGGAACCCGAGTTTGTGTTCTTTGCTTCAGTTGTTGAACAAGCTATTGGAAAGAGACTTGAAGTTATCATGCGCGATGCATCAGACCGCCCATTTGCTGTTCCTACAGAGATATCAGCCTTGATATCCAAGAAATTCACACTTCCCTtcactctcaatgagaagggccttCACTATGGGCAACTCTCTTTCCATGTGAACAACACATCAACAAAGACATCTGTGCAAGCTAGCAAG GTAAACACTATCGGTAACGACAAAGAACCCGAGGACAGGGACATGGACAACAGTAATGAAAGTGGTAATGAAGGTCATATCTCTCCTACAGTTGATTCAAGG GAACACATAGCATCATTTCTGCCAAGGAATAGGAAGCACCATCTTTTGAAATTGCTACTGCAAGCAAAAATGATTCACACACACTAG
- the LOC119284319 gene encoding putative disease resistance protein RGA4: protein MLELIIIGAEIAQQPKGLPLAASTVGGHLRKRQSDVDFWREVRDCDLLNETTGALWWSYQHLDEQVRRCFVYCSIFPKRYGLNQDELVKLWVAEGFIQTTNAEEDMEAIGQHYFHELLATSFVHDENSFVQLGGYYQGSLCYLVHDLMHDLAENATGSDCFRTENGSRREVPHDVRHLFVANGRIVTEEFFKLKNLRTLVIDYMELAPANKEFFEKVFEKLQKLRVLTIETSWTLHLQELMFGYASDVDVSSDINMGNLTNLRHIIGGEIAMHIPNIGRLISLQTIETFDVRREHGYESKQLRDLNKLRGGLTIQNLENVESKKEAHEAKLADKKGLTELRLFWVNDRACTPEVQAEVLEGLCPPKDLKSLEVWRYPSWMVGEQNGGPKHLNELIFHDCSRLRPAPELFEHLIHLLHLLIAECCWDHLTDNVKDLRFLKSLTIRLCWYLESLPELPRSLQKFKVSYCNGEYMSSCKQIGHLNLQKLQHVEAKEFVH from the exons ATGCTGGAACTCATAATTATTGGGGCTGAAATTGCACAACAGCCGAAAGGGTTACCTCTGGCAGCTAGCACAGTGGGAGGTCATCTACGTAAAAGACAAAGTGATGTCGACTTTTGGAGGGAAGTTCGAGATTGTGACCTTCTGAATGAGACGACGGGGGCCCTGTGGTGGAGTTACCAACATCTTGATGAGCAGGTGCGGCGATGCTTTGTGTACTGCAGTATTTTTCccaaaagatatggtttgaaccaaGATGAGTTAGTTAAACTGTGGGTGGCAGAGGGGTTCATACAGACCACTAATGCAGAGGAGGACATGGAAGCTATTGgtcagcattacttccatgagttaCTCGCAACCTCATTTGTGCATGATGA AAACTCATTTGTGCAATTAGGAGGATACTACCAAGGTAGTTTGTGCTATTTAGTCCACGATCTTATGCATGATTTAGCCGAGAATGCAACAGGGAGTGATTGCTTCAGAACCGAGAATGGCTCGAGAAGAGAAGTTCCTCATGATGTTCGCCATCTTTTCGTTGCAAATGGAAGAATTGTTACCGAGGAGTTTTTTAAACTGAAAAACCTACGCACTCTCGTTATTGATTATATGGAGCTTGCACCAGCTAACAAAGAATTCTTTGAGAAAGTGTTTGAGAAGCTACAGAAATTACGGGTACTGACCATAGAAACCTCCTGGACATTG CATCTACAGGAGCTAATGTTTGGTTATGCAAGTGATGTAGATGTTTCATCTGATATAAACATGGGTAACCTCACCAACTTGAGGCATATCATCGGCGGCGAAATAGCAATGCATATTCCGAACATTGGCAGGTTAATATCCCTGCAGACAATAGAAACTTTTGATGTAAGGAGGGAACATGGGTATGAGTCAAAACAGCTGAGGGACCTAAACAAGCTTCGGGGCGGTCTGACAATCCAAAATCTTGAAAATGTTGAAAGCAAGAAGGAAGCACATGAAGCAAAGCTAGCTGATAAGAAAGGGCTGACCGAACTACGACTTTTCTGGGTTAATGATAGAGCTTGCACACCAGAAGTTCAAGCAGAGGTACTTGAGGGCCTTTGCCCACCCAAGGATCTTAAAAGTCTGGAAGTCTGGAGGTACCCAAGTTGGATGGTGGGTGAGCAGAACGGTGGCCCAAAGCACCTAAATGAACTTATATTCCACGACTGCAGTCGATTGCGACCTGCTCCCGAACTTTTTGAGCATTTGATTCATCTTTTGCATCTCTTAATTGCTGAATGCTGCTGGGACCACTTGACAGACAATGTTAAGGACCTCAGGTTTCTCAAGAGCCTAACAATTCGGCTTTGCTGGTATCTAGAATCACTTCCAGAACTTCCCCGGTCTCTTCAGAAGTTTAAAGTGTCTTACTGCAATGGAGAATACATGAGTTCCTGCAAACAAATAGGTCATCtgaacttgcaaaagcttcagcacGTTGAAGCGAAGGAATTTGTACATTAA
- the LOC119288232 gene encoding uncharacterized protein LOC119288232, with product MEAGPEKVRSLERDTKSRLDSHPGSTVRTAGLFTDDLILEILSRLPARSVHRFKCVSVPWRDLIADPANRNKLPQTLAGFLYTIISNNACRHHFAGVSGDGAAPFDPSLPYLQPNKDESITQANACNGLLLYSGYKKNNVDPWTEGDFHFMVCNPATGRWVELPPQPQPQEPANRYSRTAGVTIYSSRTGAWSHRDSVIPEKVDLFFSSKCVFVAGTMYLEGINNESVLVGVDMQGKVWKTIYMPCGRRFGTIGASQGCLHYAIASVDDNNKVLVSEIELWCLKDRDSKQLVLKHTANIDKLMSMTGQKHRVVSIHPDCDTIFLVSCGDGTLVSYDMRHQKVGRILNLEKENAQRFLPYVPLLSESLSVADADE from the exons ATGGAGGCGGGGCCGGAGAAGGTGAGGAGCCTCGAGAGGGACACCAAGTCAAGGCTGGACAGCCATCCTGGGTCGACGGTGCGGACTGCCGGCCTATTCACCGACGACCTCATCCTGGAGATCCTCTCCCGCCTCCCTGCCAGGTCCGTCCACCGCTTCAAGTGCGTCTCCGTGCCCTGGCGCGACCTCATCGCCGACCCCGCCAACCGCAACAAGCTGCCCCAGACCCTCGCCGGCTTCCTCTACACCATCATCAGCAACAACGCATGCCGCCACCACTTTGCTGGTGTCTCCGGCGACGGGGCAGCCCCGTTCGACCCTTCCCTCCCTTACCTGCAGCCTAACAAGGACGAGAGCATCACCCAGGCGAACGCCTGCAATGGCCTCCTCCTCTACAGCGGCTACAAGAAAAACAATGTGGACCCTTGGACAGAGGGTGATTTCCATTTTATGGTCTGCAATCCAGCCACTGGGAGGTGGGTGGAGCTGCCCCCTCAACCTCAACCGCAGGAGCCGGCAAACAGATATAGCCGCACCGCAG GAGTGACCATCTACTCGTCGCGGACAGGTGCCTGGAGTCACAGGGACAGTGTGATCCCTGAGAAAGTGGATCTGTTCTTCTCTAGTAAATGTGTCTTTGTTGCCGGTACGATGTACCTGGAGGGCATCAACAACGAGTCTGTGCTGGTGGGGGTGGACATGCAGGGGAAAGTCTGGAAAACTATCTACATGCCGTGCGGTCGAAGATTTGGTACGATTGGAGCGTCGCAGGGGTGCTTACACTACGCTATAGCTTCTGTTGATGATAACAATAAAGTCCTGGTTTCTGAGATAGAGCTCTGGTGCCTCAAGGATCGCGACAGTAAACAATTGGTCCTCAAGCATACTGCCAACATTGATAAGCTTATGAGCATGACCGGACAGAAGCACAGGGTGGTTAGTATTCATCCAGACTGCGACACCATTTTCCTTGTTTCATGTGGAGATGGTACCTTGGTATCATACGATATGCGTCATCAGAAAGTTGGCCGTATCCTTAATCTCGAGAAAGAGAACGCGCAACGGTTTCTGCCTTATGTTCCTCTGCTCTCAGAGTCATTATCAGTGGCAGATGCAGATGAGTAG